Proteins encoded together in one Lathyrus oleraceus cultivar Zhongwan6 chromosome 5, CAAS_Psat_ZW6_1.0, whole genome shotgun sequence window:
- the LOC127084777 gene encoding uncharacterized protein LOC127084777, translated as MRTGLKNNIAYSFFDPEIGVLKDMIALITPDHVGMFRESYDGILKMVFRLTDCDRSAIHTLLQFYDPGLRCFVFPDYLLGPLMEDYVSILGIQIRDQIPFHVTRAEPDVLGISRALYLSPEMVKEGWKEKGKLPGFHLSFLEANAKEHAAAGNWKTVCALIAVSIYGIVLFPNQKNFVDHNAIRLFMQRNPIPTLIGDVYYSVHNRNEKRRGGLVRCCSQLLFRWFMGYLPSRGAFVQIDPSVKWSFRLMGLRADDIAWTHNGLAGQDFICSCGSLPNVPLVGVQGCINYNPMLLRRQMGFAIEGPPLGREIQESFYFPIDGNQTKLRQVLDEWRDIQRRGKAPYGKVNCRYFPLFEDWLRKRIESTFLPFPGGDSVCPRIEGPSSSVSMDEFLEVKRERDQLLAEKTELEMSVARVQRANQELKAKMEDQDKRHALETKRFEMDTAYYGKVSQALASSAKEHDITKEKLFRASKVIEDEKRRQILVRDQRDERARVLAAEWEAEKAKIRAERDHYMAERDHYFRQMKIHQKEVGRLQQENIELRFAAEFARMEGEIGPSAGPSSS; from the coding sequence atgaggaccggtttgaagaacaacattgcttacagtttctttgatccagagattggtgtgctcaaggatatgatagcattgattactcctgaccatgtgggaatgtttagagagtcatacgacggtattctgaagatggttttcagactcactgactgcgacaggagcgccatccacactcttcttcagttctatgaccctgggttgaggtgtttcgtttttccagactatctgttgggacctctgatggaggattatgtcagcatcctgggtattcaaatccgtgatcagattcctttccatgtcaCTAGGGCGGAGCCGgatgtccttgggatttcacgtgctctttatttgagtccggaaatggtcaaggaaggttggaaggagaagggaaagttacctggatttcatttgagtttcttggaggctaatgccaaggaacatgctgctgcgggtaattggaagacggtttgtgctctgattgctgtgagcatttatgggattgttctgtttcctaaccagaagaattttgtggaccataatgctatcagattgtttatgcagagaaaccctattcctaccctgattggagatgtctactactcagtgcataacaggaatgagaagaggcggGGTGGTCTGGTTAGATGCTGCTCTCAGTTGCTCTTTagatggttcatggggtatttgccttcccgaggtgcgTTTGTTCAGATTGACCCtagtgtcaagtggtccttccgattgatgggtctgcgggctgatgacattgcttggactcataatggtttagCTGGTCAGGACTTCATATGTagttgtgggagtttacctaatgtgcctttggtgggagttcagggttgcattaattacaacccgatgcttctccggagacagatggggtttgctatagagggtcctcctctcgggcgagagattcaggagtccttctatttcccgattgatggtaaccagaccaagttgaggcaggtattggacgaatggcgagatatccagaggaggggtaaggctccttatggcaaagtcaactgccggtattttccactatttgaggattggttgcggaagaggattgagtcTACATTTCTACCGTTCCCTGGAGGTGACTCAGTGTGTCCtaggattgagggtccaagttcttctgtcagcatggatGAGTTCTTAGAGGTGAAGCGGGAACGAGATCAGCTACTTGCAGAGAagacggaattggagatgagtgtcgctcggGTTCAGAGAGCTAATCAGGAGCTCAAAGCaaagatggaagatcaggataagcgGCATGCTTTGGAGACCAAGCGatttgagatggatacagcctactatgggaaggttagtcaggctttggcatcttcagCAAAGGAGCATGATATCACTaaggagaagctgttcagagcatcaaaggtgatagaagatgagaagaggaggcaaatcctagtcagggatcagagggatgagagagccagagtcctcgctgcagagtgggaggcggagaaagcaaagatcagggccgagagagatcattacatggcagagagagaccactacttcagacagatgaagattcatcagaaggaagttggaagactacagcaggagaacatagagctcaggttcgccgcagagttcgcgaggatggagggcgagatagggccatctgcgggaccctcatccagttag